DNA from Vibrio japonicus:
ATGTGTATTCAAAACTCATTATGCTTCTCCCTGTTCGAAGATGTTTTCCTGTACCCAAGCTTGGAAGCTTGTGCGATCACGTGATATGCCATCCCATTGTTTGTAGAAGCTGTTGTCACGCTCATAGTAGCCCAAGGCATATGAAGGTTTTGCACCTAAAGGAACGTGTGAAATAGCAGTGATTGCCCAAGAAGGCAGAACGCAAGCGTTAACTGAAGCATCCAGTTCATCGACGATTTCTTCCACAGTGACAATGCTGCGTTTGGCGGCTAGGACAGCCTCTTTTTGTACACCGAGTATGCCTTCGATCAGCACATTCCCTTTTTTATCGGCTTTTTGAGCGTGAATGACGGTGACGTCTGGTCTAATAGAAGGTACGGCAGCCAACTGCTCATTGCTAAACGGGCAGGTAATAAATTTGATCTGTTCATTCACTTTTGGGAGGTCGCTACCGACATAGCCACGCAACACTGCAAGAGGTAAACCAGAGGCTCCAGCTTCATAAGCGCATGCCATTGCCGCATGGCTGTGTTCAAGGATTTCCAATTGATGTGGCCAGCCTTTTTCTACAGCGTCTCGTAGTCGGTGTAACGATCCTACCCCTGGATTACCTCCCCAAGAAAAGATCAACTTTTTCACACATCCAGCGCCAATTAACTGGTCATAAACCAAATCAGGCGTCATACGAATTAACGTTAAATCCCTTTTTTCCTGACGGATGATTTCATGTCCCGCTGCGAACGGAATGAGGTGGGTAAAACCTTCCATCGCGACAGTGTCGCCGTGAAAAATATGTTTGCTTATCGCTTCTTTAAGAGAAAGGAACTCAGCCATCACAATGTCTCCTTACTGATTATGTGTCTCACATGAAATGTGCGATATACGCACCAAATATTCTCTATTCGTACATAATGTTTGCTCAAATTATCGCCCACCGTCAAGAGGGGAAGGCAAAAAAGTTCGAATATTATTTGTTTGGTGCGTATATCGCACAAATGATGACTGGACGCACCTGGCTAATGCAGGGGGAATTGAGTTGTTTCAAACAGGGATTATTTGTGGGGAGGAATGCGTAGAAAGTGGCATTGAAGCCACATAAACTTATGATCAATAAGGAAAAGGTACTCTAACCCATTCAAGGGCTAGGAGTATCGGCCTGTTCTGCGGTTTTCAACCAACTCTTCCAAGATCGTGTTGACGAGTCGCATAACAGCATTGGCATTGTCGCCTCGGCGGCGAGAAGCGAGCACTTGTGTGGTGATGCTGGTATCTTGAAGTTTGACGTACTCAATCCCTTCTCGTCTGAGCTTATGGACTTGCTCCGGCACCAATGTATATCCCATCTCAGAAGCAACCAAAGAGAGTGCCGTTTGTAGGTCGTTAACTTGCTGGCTAACGTTGCTCTTTAAGCCACGGTTGTAAAATACGCCCTGAATAAAATCAGAAAAGTGGGCACCCGGTCCGGTTGGAAATGTGATCATAGGAAATTCGGATAACTCTTTGAGGGAAGGGCTATGCGTTCCTAATTCGTGGCCGCTTGGAATGGCCGCTAGCAGCGGTTCTTCAAAGAGTAATTCTTGTTCAACATCAGGATCATCGATACGAAGTCGGCCGAATCCGATATCAATTTTCCCTGTTTTCAGCGCTTCTATTTGCTCTTGGGTTTTTAACTCATGCAAGACAATTTCTAAGTTTTTGTTTTTTCTCAGCCGTCTGACCATTAAGGGCAATTGGCCGTAAAACACTGAAGGAACAAAACCGATAGAGAACAACGTTTTGCGCTTTTTAGCAATTTGCTGAGTTCCCTCAATGGTGACCATCACTTTGTCGAGGATTTGTTTCGCATGCACTAAAAAGTAGGCGCCGCCATCCGTCAGCTCTAACCCTCGGGGCTTACGAATAAACAGTGGTACGCCCACCATTTCTTCCAGTTGTTTGATTTGTCTAGTCAGCGGGGGCTGGGCAATACAGAGCTTTTCTGCAGCTCTGGTGAGATTCCCTTCCTCAGCGACCGCGACAAAGTATCGCAAGTGTCTTAACTCCATCATACCTCCAGGGTATTGCTTGGTACTTATTTGATATTTGTAGCAACAGGCTAAGCTATATAACCTTTAAAGCACAAATGATTTACATGTCATTTACATGTTATTTAATGAAAACCATCTGGAGATCACATGTCAGCAACTATTTACTCCATCGAAACGAGTCTGATTGATATCCCAACAATTCGTCCGCACAAGCTTTCTGTAACAACCATGGGAGTGCAAACCATGGTGATTGTTCGGATTAAAGATTCCGATGGATTTGAGGGGATCGGAGAGGCAACCACAATTGGTGGTTTGGCTTATGGAGCGGAAAGCCCTGAAAGTGTAAAACTGACCATTGATACCTATTTTGCCCCACACCTTATTGGTGAGCAATCGCACAACATCAATACTTTAAAGGTAAGGCTGAATTCTGCCATTCGCGGTAACAACCTAGCGAAGTCAGCAATAGAGACCGCATTGTTGGATTTACAAGGTAAGCGCTTAAATCTCCCAGTGTCTGAGTTGCTTGGAGGCGCTGTCCATCAACACCTTCCAGTTCTTTGGACTTTAGCCAGCGGTAATACCAATCAAGATATCGATGAAGCATTAAGTTTAATAGACGCTCAGCGCCACTGTGACTTCAAGTTAAAAATCGGTTCTGGCGCGTTAAAAGATGATGTTAACCACGTCATTGCAATCAAGCAGGCCTTAGGTGACTCGGCCAGCATTCGTGTCGATGTAAACCAAGCCTGGGATGAATCCAGCGCCGGGATTGCCATGGCAAAGTTTAGCGATGCAGGAGTCGACTTGGTCGAACAGCCAACACCAATGAAAGACTTTGATGCTTTGGTTCGCTTGTCTCAGAAGTTTTCCCTACCGATTCTGGCCGATGAATCAGTTGCTGATTCGAAAGATATGTATCACCTGGCCAAGGCCGGATTTGCAGGCTCAGTCGC
Protein-coding regions in this window:
- a CDS encoding LysR family transcriptional regulator, with translation MMELRHLRYFVAVAEEGNLTRAAEKLCIAQPPLTRQIKQLEEMVGVPLFIRKPRGLELTDGGAYFLVHAKQILDKVMVTIEGTQQIAKKRKTLFSIGFVPSVFYGQLPLMVRRLRKNKNLEIVLHELKTQEQIEALKTGKIDIGFGRLRIDDPDVEQELLFEEPLLAAIPSGHELGTHSPSLKELSEFPMITFPTGPGAHFSDFIQGVFYNRGLKSNVSQQVNDLQTALSLVASEMGYTLVPEQVHKLRREGIEYVKLQDTSITTQVLASRRRGDNANAVMRLVNTILEELVENRRTGRYS
- a CDS encoding muconate/chloromuconate family cycloisomerase, producing MSATIYSIETSLIDIPTIRPHKLSVTTMGVQTMVIVRIKDSDGFEGIGEATTIGGLAYGAESPESVKLTIDTYFAPHLIGEQSHNINTLKVRLNSAIRGNNLAKSAIETALLDLQGKRLNLPVSELLGGAVHQHLPVLWTLASGNTNQDIDEALSLIDAQRHCDFKLKIGSGALKDDVNHVIAIKQALGDSASIRVDVNQAWDESSAGIAMAKFSDAGVDLVEQPTPMKDFDALVRLSQKFSLPILADESVADSKDMYHLAKAGFAGSVALKIAKAGGPIQALQQAYVAQAAGIGLYGGTLLEGTIGTAASLHAWSTLETLHWGTEMFGPLLMKDDIVTTPLNFHHNGVDLPTGPGLGIEIDEDKFAYYRRS
- a CDS encoding CoA transferase subunit A, yielding MAEFLSLKEAISKHIFHGDTVAMEGFTHLIPFAAGHEIIRQEKRDLTLIRMTPDLVYDQLIGAGCVKKLIFSWGGNPGVGSLHRLRDAVEKGWPHQLEILEHSHAAMACAYEAGASGLPLAVLRGYVGSDLPKVNEQIKFITCPFSNEQLAAVPSIRPDVTVIHAQKADKKGNVLIEGILGVQKEAVLAAKRSIVTVEEIVDELDASVNACVLPSWAITAISHVPLGAKPSYALGYYERDNSFYKQWDGISRDRTSFQAWVQENIFEQGEA